The following nucleotide sequence is from Chloroflexota bacterium.
TCCCTCCGCGTCCCTCGCTGCCTCCCATTCAGGCATGACCGAACAGCCGTCGGGCCACAGGGTCAGGGCTCAAACGCCACGTCGGCGATCATCCCCGGCTTGAGCGCCAGATCCGGGTTGCGCAAACGGATCTCCACCGCATACATCAGGCGGTCGCGCGCCCCCGTTTGCGCGCCGACGGGCGTGAACTCGGCCCGAGGCGAGAGGTAGACGACCGCGCCGGAGAAGGCCCGACCGGGCAGGCCGTCCACGGTAACGGTTACCGGATCGCCCAGCTGTATCCGGGCGTAAAGCGCCTCCGGGACGTACGTGGTCAGGGTCACCTCGCGCAGGTCAGCCAACACTAGGATCGGGGCCAGCGGGGCGGCGATCTCCCCCTCAGAAAGCAGGCGGTCAACCACATAGCCATCCCGTGGCGCGGTCAGCGCCATCCTCTCCCGCTGCATGCGAAGGAGATCCTGAATGCTGAGGGCCGTCTGCAACAGGCCCTCCAGGCCGCGATAGAACATCTCCGCCTGGCTGACCCGGGCCTTCCCCGCGTAAGGCTCAGAGCGCACGGCCGTGAGCAGATCCAGAACCCTCTGCAGCCCATCCCGCGTCGTCTCCGCCAGCTTGAGTCGAGCCTCGTCCCCGGAGAGCCGGGCCGCCTCCACCTGGAGCTCGGCCACCTCCAGTTGCGCCTGCACCTCGGCGATCTTGATATCGATCTCCTGCGGGCCATCCCGTGCCTTCAACGCCGCCTGCCAGGCATCATAGGCCGCGTCACGGGCTGCCTGAAGCGCCTTCACCGCTGCCTCCGTCCGGGCCAGGTCGACATCCAGCATGTCCGTCTCCAGCCGCACCAACACATCACCCGCCCGGACCTCATCCCCCTTATCCACGGCCAGTTCAACGATCCGGCCGCCAACCTGGGACGCGATGGAGATCTCCTCCGCCTCGATGGTGCCGGACAGCCACACAGGGCTATCCGGGCGGGCGCCCGCAGGCCGCGACAGCCACCACCAGGTGCCACCTGCCGCCAGAGCCCCGATGAGAACCAGCCCCACGGCGAAGGTTCGGACGCTCATCGCCTGCCGCCACATAGCTCGATCAACTTCACGCCAAA
It contains:
- a CDS encoding HlyD family efflux transporter periplasmic adaptor subunit; protein product: MSVRTFAVGLVLIGALAAGGTWWWLSRPAGARPDSPVWLSGTIEAEEISIASQVGGRIVELAVDKGDEVRAGDVLVRLETDMLDVDLARTEAAVKALQAARDAAYDAWQAALKARDGPQEIDIKIAEVQAQLEVAELQVEAARLSGDEARLKLAETTRDGLQRVLDLLTAVRSEPYAGKARVSQAEMFYRGLEGLLQTALSIQDLLRMQRERMALTAPRDGYVVDRLLSEGEIAAPLAPILVLADLREVTLTTYVPEALYARIQLGDPVTVTVDGLPGRAFSGAVVYLSPRAEFTPVGAQTGARDRLMYAVEIRLRNPDLALKPGMIADVAFEP